In one Hypanus sabinus isolate sHypSab1 chromosome 11, sHypSab1.hap1, whole genome shotgun sequence genomic region, the following are encoded:
- the usp1 gene encoding ubiquitin carboxyl-terminal hydrolase 1 isoform X3: MPGLVQNECNGRGSPNKRKRLSLKFFQKKEAKRALDFTEKEETEHCPSEPKRLDKCDKTVSGTQLVASTVDYEKREQLLPFVGLNNLGNTCYLNSVLQVLYYCPGFKTRMEFMNDIIIKNQEMLKSDEDPKTDQDITNGREELPVCLELICNLHSLIGLMEQTQASYLLNAENYTEGELAIQPKRLMGTLRELNPMYDGYLQHDAQEVLQCILGYILEACQLLKSHTSAEEKIDPETCVENKLSTEISSEISSISNVVQENHEMPDLEKEETLKKNGKRKSVTQVGNAMKRSKLPKDPKNIQGKRQTKGKRKSSGDNIEQEFDTDTRNISESSTAGIVAQKKTRLGLRWLKPTVNQPSILSKFCSLGKVTSTISTKEPSNNDASGCQPDYAVNSVVTDYHCSSSGSTTQCDKEISEKNQDLCEIEGMSTSKAELSGLEMIDGMFQGQLVLRTRCLECECYSERRENFQDISVPVQENDPKDKGSEISPEPKMEIKTLNWAISQFASVERIVGEDKYFCENCHHYTEAERSLLFDKMPEVVTIHLKCFAACNSDLEPYGNLSKVNTPLLTPLTLSLEEWSTKEANDSYELFAVVMHNGVH; this comes from the exons ATGCCTGGCCTAGTCCAGAATGAGTGTAATGGAAGGGGGAGCCCTAACAAAAGAAAACGACTTTCCCTTAAATTCTTTCAGAAAAAAGAAGCCAAACGAGCTCTTGATTTTACTGAGAAGGAAGAAACTGAACACTGTCCTTCGGAGCCAAAAAGGCTAGATAA GTGTGACAAGACTGTTTCTGGAACCCAGCTGGTAGCTTCTACAGTTGATTATGAAAAGAGAGAGCAGCTTCTGCCATTTGTTGGCCTAAACAATTTGGGAAATACATGTTACCTCAATAGTGTGCTTCAG gTATTGTATTATTGCCCTGGATTTAAAACTAGGATGGAATTTATGAATGACATAATCATCAAGAACCAAGAGATGCTGAAGAGTGACGAGGATCCCAAAACAGACCAG GACATAACAAATGGTCGAGAGGAATTGCCAGTTTGCTTAGAGCTGATCTGTAATTTGCATAGTTTGATTGGGTTGATGGAACAGACTCAGGCCAGCTACCTTCTCAATGCCGAGAATTACacagagggggagcttgctattCAGCCTAAAAGACTGATGGGTACACTGAG AGAGCTGAATCCAATGTATGACGGATATCTCCAGCATGATGCACAGGAAGTTTTGCAGTGTATTTTAGGATACATCTTAGAAGCTTGCCAGTTATTAAAGAGTCATACATCTGCTGAAGAAAAGATTGATCCCGAAACATGTGTGGAGAATAAACTATCCACTGAAATATCTTCTGAAATCTCAAGCATCAGTAATGTTGTACAAGAAAACCATGAAATGCCTGATCTGGAGAAAGAGGAAACACTGAAGAAAAATGGTAAAAGAAAAAGTGTTACGCAAGTTGGCAATGCCATGAAAAGGTCTAAACTGCCAAAAGATCCAAAAAATATACAAGGGAAGCGACAAACTAAAGGGAAGAGAAAATCTTCGGGAGACAATATTGAGCAAGAGTTTGATACTGATACTAGGAATATATCTGAAAGTAGCACTGCTGGCATTGTTGCCCAGAAAAAGACACGACTTGGGTTAAGATGGCTGAAGCCAACAGTGAACCAACCAAGTATACTTTCAAAATTCTGTAGTCTTGGAAAAGTGACATCAACTATAAGCACAAAAGAACCAAGTAACAACGATGCAAGTGGATGTCAACCAGATTATGCTGTAAACTCAGTGGTGACAGATTACCACTGTTCTTCATCAGGCTCTACAACCCAATGTGATAAGGAAATCAGTGAGAAAAATCAAGACCTGTGTGAAATTGAGGGTATGAGCACAAGTAAAGCAG AGCTGTCTGGCTTAGAGATGATAGATGGAATGTTCCAAGGACAATTAGTTCTAAGAACACGATGCTTAGAGTGCGAGTGTTACTCTGAACGAAGAGAGAATTTCCAAGACATTAGTGTACCTGTTCAAGAGAATGACCCCAAGGACAAAGGATCTGAGA tCTCACCAGAACCGAAGATGGAGATAAAAACACTGAACTGGGCAATATCACAGTTTGCTTCAGTGGAAAGAATCGTTGGTGAAGACAAATATTTCTGTGAAAACTGTCATCATTACACAGAAGCTGAACGCAGCTTGTTGTTTGACAAGATGCCAGAAGTTGTGACAATCCACTTGAAGTGCTTTGCAGCATGCAACTCAGA